Proteins encoded together in one Polypterus senegalus isolate Bchr_013 chromosome 16, ASM1683550v1, whole genome shotgun sequence window:
- the LOC120516606 gene encoding ubiquitin-conjugating enzyme E2 D4-like — MALKRIQKELNDLQRDPPAQCSAGPVGDDMFHWQATIMGPTDSAYQGGVFFLNIHFPSDYPFKPPKVAFRTKIYHPNINSNGRICLDILKSQWSPALTVSKVLLSICSLLCDPNPDDPLVPDIAHIYKSDEAKYNKLAREWTQKYAM, encoded by the coding sequence ATGGCTTTGAAGAGAATACAAAAGGAATTGAATGATTTACAGCGCGACCCACCAGCGCAGTGTTCCGCAGGTCCAGTGGGAGACGACATGTTCCACTGGCAAGCTACAATTATGGGACCTACTGACAGTGCCTATCAAGGAGGGGTTTTCTTTCTAAATATTCACTTTCCGTCCGATTACCCATTTAAACCCCCAAAGGTAGCTTTTCGAACTAAAATATACCACCCAAACATAAACAGTAATGGAAGAATTTGTTTGGATATTCTAAAATCGCAGTGGTCCCCTGCACTAACGGTTTCGAAAGTTCTATTGTCTATTTGCTCGCTATTGTGTGATCCTAACCCGGATGACCCTTTAGTTCCAGACATAGCGCATATTTACAAGTCAGATGAGGCGAAATATAACAAATTAGCGAGGGAATGGACTCAGAAATATGCGATGTGA